The stretch of DNA aaTCACCACACTGGAGGGGACTTTCTTTAGCTTCTCCTTTTGGTGATGGTGAATATATAAGAATGGGCTTAAAACTTGCGCAAACACTTTTGACCCACGGGTGAAGACGACTGTTGGTCCATTTAGGGACGTGAATACAGCCCCAAAAAGGAAAAGTTACAGAGTCACGTTTTCAGGACTAACCGGGCTGCTGGATGGGTTCATCCGGTCACACACTCACGTGTGTTTAGGTTTATCTCGAGTTGACACATCGGATGTGATGCAGCCGCTTTCCTTTTTGTCGACTCTCCAGCTTCGATGCCGAGAACGGGCCCTCGCCAGGCCGCAGTCCCATGGATTCGCAGGCGAGTCCTGGATTGGTGCTCCACCCTTCTTTCCCCCAGAGTCAGCGCCGGGAGTCCTTCCTGTACCGCTCGGACTCGGACTACGACACGTCTCCCAAGACCATGTCACGCAACTCCTCCGTCAACAGCGAGGGGTAAGCCTGGTGGTAAAGGAGCCCTGCTTTAGAACgacccagacacacacgcacacccatgCACACAGCCTCCCCGGCAACAAAACAAAGGTtgtgattgtaattatgcaatTATCCTTATGCTAATGAGGGCATGATGAATCCTCTTAgcaagctgctgcagctccctgcAGAGTTTGTCATTGGCTGACTTTAAAACACCAGAAAGCCTCCGCTAAACTTTCCCTGTTTGCAGACATAAAAGTCTCTCTAAACATCCTGTTCACAGCTTCTTATATAAACACTGAAATCTCACACActcatctctccctctgcctcttcttctcctcttttttttcctacagGCATGCTGAAGACATGATTGTCACCCCCTTCGCTCAGGTACGATGAAATGTGACATGTCAAATTTCCAAAATGGCTCGGGAATGGGAATAATTACCTCTGTGAACTTGACCTCCTCATCccacccccttcctccctctctctctcttttttatctCTCTCCCCCGCCTCCTTATTTTCCTCCCACACTGTCCATACACCCCCCCAGGTGTTGGCCAGCCTACGAACCGTAAGAAGCAACTTCACCATCCTCGCCAATGTCACAACACCCACTAACAAGTCAGTATCTTACTGTCAGACACCCCTTCCCCCCACTTCCACTTGTCACGACTCCCTGCTTAGTTTGCGCTGTCTGTTGTTCGCtaatgtctccctctctctctcatgggAGAGGCTTTTGCCATCACGATTAAGCAGTTTATGATTATTTGACAATGCTCAAGGAAATTTAATATCTGCATTGTTTGGCATCTCACGAgctccctctgtccctgactcTGTAGCCAGACAATAGAGGCGGTCAATAACACTAAAATTATTCTTTGTAATGCAGCAGACAGAAGGCAGAAGGCAGAAGACAGAAGCTGAGCCCGCCAAGCTTTAAGCTCTACGTCAATAGATAGCCTATAAAAAGCCATGCAGCACAAAAATGTCTGCATTTATAAATATGTGGGTTCCTGATAATTCGTACTTGATATGCACGGGTTTTATTATAACTATTGGAAGTAAAAGAAATGTCCCTTGTGGCATCATTCAATGTTCAAATACATATTAATACAGACACGCCATGCCTGTCTCTATTTCGGGGATTATGAATTAATAACGTACTTAAAAATATTCGTATCCCCACAGTGTCAGCGAAGTCTTCCTCCGATATGTTAAGACGTGTTataaccagcagagggcagtatCGTGTCGTTTTTCATTTGATGTAATACTGTACTTGTCCACAGGAGGTCACCAGTGACCAGCCAACCCACTGTTCCTCAGGCGACGCTCTCTGGTAGGGGTCCcgcagacaaacacaaagtctGCACAGAAACTTTAACTTTTAGACATCACACGTTCCCAGAGCAAGGCAACAAGCCCTATAACATTTATGTTCATTGGATTTAGGAGAACTTTCGAGGAAATGCATCTGAACATTCGACCAGACACTTCAGacgcacatttattttttttatttttttttaaatgcacattACCCATGTAATTACAACAGATAGCAGATCTATTCTTTAAAAGATAATTTCTTTCAATAATCGTATTTGGTTAAACAATTTTAACTCTAGCCCtcccacacattttttttaatgcaatcTATTGGCATTTGtcactgttttaattactgagACACCACACTCTCACATTTCCTGTTATTTGATGATGTGCACATTTTGCGTGTGTCGCTTTCCAGAGGAAACATACCAGCAGATGGCCCGGGAGACACTGGAGGAACTGGACTGGTGCCTGGACCAGTTGGAGACCATTCAGACCCATCGCTCTGTCAGTGAGATGGCCTCCAAAAAGGTTCGCCCCTGTTCACACAACACAACCACGCACCTGTCCTGTATCTCCTATTAACCTTTACAAGGAATATTTAAGCTGTCTTCCAAATTAAAAGTGTGTCATCCAGACATTTATTTTACTTCGTGCAGTCCTGTCAGTTGTAATGAGTGCGGTGTTGGTGTCAAGGCTGTGGCACCAGCAAAAGATGCTGTGAGTGATCGTGCTCAAAcacctgtgtgtgcacaggGGCGAGCTTGTGAGTACGAATGATGCTGTGCTACATCGTAGATGGGATTGGGTCACAGTCGGCGGGTATGGGGGCCACGAGAGGGAGCAGGGGGTGATGCCGATGTCTCTGCTCCATCCTCGGTTGCTAGCGAGCGGCAGCAGGGTCTGTCCTTCCCTTTTTGTCATTGGTTGGCTGCTCTGACCAAAAGCCATGTGGTGCAGGCGGGaaccaataaaataaagacGATGCTTCTTTCATAGTGTTCCATCTTAAAGAGACAGCGCACGGCTTGGCTGTGTGACTACAGACTCCTGTTGAGGTGTTGTGATTGTCTTAACTGAGGCTTCTGACCAGAAACATGAGGGTGAGCCCAAGATGAAGCTTTTAAAAGGCATCatccatccgtgtgtgtgtgtgtgtgtgtgtgtgtgtttgcacccCGTACCCCAAGTCTCCTGGGGTAAACAGAGactctgtgatgctgctgctgtctttcaGCAACTTGCAGCGCAGCAATTAAGAAATCCtccccactgcaccagcgtgcAGGTGAACATGAATGTGCCCACACGGTCTCTCACTCTCGCTCGCACACACATTTCCGACAGACGTGCATGCTGTCTCCCAGCACATGCGCACTCGGAGGCGGAGAGCAGAAGcgagtgcagacacacacacgcatgcacgcgcCTGCAGTCACACCGCCTGATTAGCTTGCGAGAGTTGTCTACAGCATCCAGGAAAATGGCGCAAGAGGCAGAGCACTGGAAGCAGAACGGCGTCCCGAATCAGGGGGATTAGTCCTCTGGTATTTTGGCCGGCGGAGGCATGGACTGACCTGGAGCAGGGGACTGCGGCTACAGCGTTTGCAAGAGGCGTCCCGACTGTGTGTGGACTGTGAGGTTTTGGGATCGAGATGACACAGGCAGACTGATGCACCGGTAGTATTGGGCCGGGCCTCTGGATCTAtacggtgggggaggggcagtcGATGCAGGGAGAGGGAGCCTGTTTTTCCAGACCACAGCTCCGGTGTGATTCTTCAGCCTGACCGTCTGTCACGGGCCTGCCTGCATCTGTCCGTCTCCTTCTCTCATCCCCTCCATCCTtgttttcccccccttccctggtGTGCATGCTGTCATCGCGGctcccttcacctcctcctcttacTACAGACCTCTTTCTGTCCTGCCATCCCCGACACCGCCTCACGTCCCCTCTCACTTCCGAAacctagattttttttttctaaaattcCCGTTTGTGGGGCTGCTGAGCTCTCGGCATCATTTCTCCTCGGCACCTCTTGCCTTCCCGGTCATTTCTGTCCATCGACTTTTCTCTTTGCCCTTCAGACGGTCCCTGGTCcctgctctgttttcctccatcttccgTCTTTTATCCATCCACCTCTAGCCTGCAGTGGCTCTCCATGTGGGTCAGTTTGGTCAGCACACGGGATAAGATGTAGTCTCTACAGCAGCAGGATCCAGGGGGCTCCTGGTCTGCTCGTCAGGGGGGGACCCTCCTCTACAGACCACACCAAGGCTGGAGCCCGACTCTGACCTATCTGGGTGGCCTGTTCTGGGGTGCTGCATGTAGGCAAGGACAGCCTTCACCAGccgcccccaccctcaccccgcTATTCCTGCACCCCATCCTGGGCTGTCTGTCACTCTGGAGTGTCCAGGTTTAACTGGCTGTGGCCTGTCCCGACACGCACTGACGACGCCCTCATGCCACTGGGGTGCCCACAGTGCCCCCGCCCCGCTCCACTACCGCACATCCTGCCTGTGCCATCGACCCAAAGACCCGGTCACCTTAAACATGGGCGTAGTGGAGGCCATTGACCCAGCGCCATCCCCTTGCCCCTCACCTGTACCAGGAGGTTACAGGCTGCCCCGCTCCTCCAGCTACAGCCCCCTGCAGGGGAGGGCAGGGGCAGAGCTGGACCTCGGTGCTGCGGCTGGAGGGGTTCTGGAAGGGGGTGGGACGGCAGCAGAGCGTAGGACCCCCTTAGTGGACCTGTTCTGTGAGACCTGCTCCAGGCCCTGGCTCATCGGCTGGTGGGACCAGGTATGGCTGGGATTACTTGGAGGTCCAGTCGTCGGCCATCTTGGATATTTATGTGGACAAATAAGTTATCAAGTCAACTCAGAGTTTGGCTTTTATTACTTATTCTACAATTGTTCATTTTCTGGTGTGACAACTGTTGTAGAATCTCATATGAGCGACGACGGTAATTGCTACATTCCTCATATAATGTTTATGAGCTAACCCCTGGGTTTCTCTACGTTTATACCTGCTCAGACTTTAATACCTCCAAACAGTGCTGCAGAAGCCTCTTTAATACACTCCTGAGAGAAACCGCTTTATCATAAGTTGCATATAACTGAATATACGCTCGGTTGCACAGTCACATGTTATGAATGTCCGTTGATGCTGGCTTTGACACAAATTCAGGAGCTTTACTGTCGCTTGATGCTCAGTTATTTTGTCCCCAAATGTGCTACAAAATGCATAAACACTCCCGGTGAAGTGACTCTACAGATGTTAACTTGCGCTGTGTTTTTCAGCAGTTCGGGCCAGTTGTGTTTGGTgcatcagtgtgtttgtggtggcagGAAAAGAGAATTCTGGTGGAGTTCTGCCACAAACGCAGGTGCACACGTGCGTCTGCGTGTCCGTGGTCATGTCTGTGCAGTCTTGGCAAGTTTGCACCATTAGTCAGTGTCAGAGGAAGAGTGTTGTTTGTCCTAGCACTCTCAGACTGGCACCGTGAAAGTGTCGGCTGGCAGCTATGACTCAGCGTTACAGGGAAGGAAGGAACGAGAGACACAGGAGAAGGATGAGGataagagggagggagagagagatttggGCTGAGCCTGATGCAGAAGTGTGCCACCGAGCTTGACACGCATTCTTGGTTGGCCCCCTGATCGCTGGGTCTGGCCGAAGGACCGATCGATGCTTTGATATCCTGTCAGAGGACAAACTCGCTTGGCCTGGAAGGTGATGAGCAGAAGATTGAgataaatggaaagaaaaacaaagaaaagcagagggAGTTTGTGAAATGAGTCCTCGGGGCAGGAGCGGAGAGCGTTtacctgggtggggggggggggggtgatgggataGAGAacgacagagacagagaaacagaagagGGATGGGGAGGGTTGACCTTGGTAAAGGTCAGAGACACCTGCCTACTGCTTCATATTGTCACCCAAGCAACCAGCGCTCACACATCAAGCTGGAGGACTGACTGTGAGGAGGCAGTTGCCACAGCAACTGCtccggttgccatggagattgCTATGTGTGAAAGATCAGTCAGTAGGACGCAGACCGAGGGGTCTGGGCCGAATCACATCACTTCACACCATTCCCGCGACAAGGGAAGGCAATGATCAAAAAAGACAtaaggaaaaacaaatggaaacggGGTTTTGTCCTCGGGGACGGCGCCTTCAGTTAGTCACATTTACATCCGTCGACCTGTTTTTCATGGGGAACGCTGTAGTGGCGGGAGACGGAACAGATGCGTAACATTTGCATAGTCTGCAAAACACGCGGCTGTCATAATACGAGCGAATCGTTCTGGACTGCATGTTCTCTAAGAGAGGGAGCTTGGTTCATAATTGATTTAACACCCTTTATTGAATGAAGGCAATTGGACAGTGATAATTTATTTCCTGGTATTTGACTCATGAGTGGGTCTTTTGGGGGGTATGTGTCAGttcaaatgaataataaatgctGTTGTTATGTAATTGTAGAGATGAACCCATCTGCCTGGACCACATTTTGGATCTTTCAGCAGCTTGTGtacttacttcctgtttcctgcctggttCTCTCCTCAGTTCAAGAGGATGTTGAACCGGGAGCTGTCCCATTTGTCCGAGATGAGTCGCTCAGGGAACCAGGTGTCAGAATACATTTCCACTACCTTTCTAGGTAAGGTAGACATACTTTTATAGCCTCCAACGGAGATACTCAAATCTCGCCGCTCTGTCCTGACCTCTTCCTCTCGACCGCACTCCCAGATAAGCAGAATGAGGTGGAGATCCCGTCCCCGACtctgagggagagggagaaaccCATGTGTCAAATCAGCGGCGTCAAAAAGCTCACGCACAGTTCCAGCCTTTCCAACTCTGCCCTGCCGCGCTTCGGCGTGAAGACAGAACACGAGGACGCGTTAGCCAGGGTAAACGCACCTCCGTCCATCCCTCTGTATCTCCATATAAAGCCTTAATGTGCAGATATCACAACTTTCTAACCCAGATCATGTACCTTCTGCAAAATATCAAAGGCACCCTACTAGAATTCTTTGACTGTGCAGTTTGGGTTGGTAACTGGCTGTTAGAACTGTTTCCACTGAGTGCGTTAACGTCGTCTGTGGTGCCTTCAGGAACTGAATGACTTGAACAAGTGGGGCCTTAATATCTTTCACGTGGCAGAGTTATCAAATAATCGACCCCTCAGCTGCATAATGTTTGCCATATTCCAGGTGAGAGACAAGAACGGCTGACCTTTAAGAAACAATaaatgaagctgcttctcaaATAACACGAGATGTTTACGACCTTGTGGACTGTTTCGGTCGCAGGAGAGAGATCTGCTAAAGACTTTTAGGATCCCGGTGGATACATTTGTTACCTATGTGATGACCCTGGAGGACCACTACCACGCCAATGTGGCCTATCATAACAGCCTGCACGCTGCGGACGTCACTCAGTCTACTCACGTCCTCCTGTCAACACCAGCCCTCGATGTAAATATCGCTATACTGGCCTAGCGCAAACAGAAATGggactttaaaagaaaaataaatgcctACAGTGATAAATGCCTTTTCCTTGCAGGCGGTGTTCACCGATCTGGAGATTCTAGCTGCTTTATTTGCTGCTGCCATTCACGACGTGGACCATCCAGGAGTGTCCAACCAGTTCCTCATCAACACCAGTGAGTCCAGATCAAATGACAAGATTTGTGGATCGTTGAGGTGATGCTGATGTTGTTCACTGTTGTTCAGACTCCGAGCTGGCCCTCATGTACAACGACGAGTCCGTTTTGGAAAACCACCACCTGGCTGTGGGCTTCAAGCTCCTTCACGAGGACAACTGTGACATCTTTCAGAACCTGAGCAAGAGACAACGGCAGAGCCTGAGGAAACTTGTTATCGACATGGCAAGCGTTCGGTcctccttcaccttcacctacctTCATATTCCTGCTCCCCACACTGATTGTTCGGGTCTATCCTGTCCACAGGTTTTGGCAACAGATATGTCGAAACACATGAGTTTGCTAGCAGACCTCAAGACAATGGTGGAAACCAAGAAGGTGACCAGTTCTGGAGTCCTGCTGCTGGATCATTATACTGACAGGATACAGGTGAGATGACGCCTTTGAGATCCATTTAGCCTCAGTGGAGCAATGCTTTGACGTATTTGGAGCGCTAAGGAGGGTGTAAATGATGGAAATGAACAACATGGATGGAGACCAGACAACCCTGACTGGGATGACAACTGATGTGTTTATCTGAGTCATTACATCCCTGAAATTAGCCTAATTTATGCTAATTTCTTCTGCTAATTTTGCTCATAACCAGCCCATATAAACCACATAATTGTTTATATAGCTCTAAATAGTCAGCCAGTCATAGTCACATCGTTGTTTTAGCCTAATTATTAAAAAGCTACCAGCAACAAAGCCTTCTTCAAACTTATGGGAAAGAAGTAATAGGCTGAGTGTTTATGCAGGTTTTGAGGAACTTGGTGCACTGCGCCGACCTGAGCAATCCCACCAAACCCCTGGCTGTGTATCGACAATGGACGGAGAGAATCATGGAGGAGTTCTTTAGGCAGGGAGACAAGGAGAGGGAACGAGGGATGGAGATCAGCCCCATGTGTGATAAACACACCGCGTCCGTGGAAAAGAGCCAGGTAATTAGCGAGCgtatgtgtgtgcgtacgtgtgtgatTGAGAGCAAGACATCTGACAGCTGTCaatgctgtgtgtgtctctgtgtgtgtgcggggggggtgGTAACTGCTGTGCAGGGGGTAATCCATCATGTCTGTTCATACCAGTCGTTCctatgcatttttaatgagcaGGGGCAAAACGTTATAATCTATTTTCATGCTCGCAGGTGGGCTTTATCGACTACATCGTGCACCCGCTGTGGGAGACGTGGGGAGACCTCGTGCATCCCGATGCCCAGGAAATCTTAGACACTCTGGAGGACAACAGGGACTGGTACCAGAGCACTATCCCGCAAagcccctcaccccctcctttGGGTCAGGAAAAGGAGTTAAACGCCTGCATGGACAAGTTTCAGTTTGAGCTAACCCTTGACGGCGGATCTCAGAGAGACCAGGGAGGTGTGGGTGACGAGCCCACGCTCAACCACGTGGCTCGGGACCGCAATCGGGGGGAGGACGATGACGAGAAGAGCACAAAAGAGGAAGACGCactggcagaggaggaaaatgaggacataatagaagaggaagatgaagtagcgatggaggaagaggtcgaggaggagacggaggaggagcttAAAACTCATTTGGAGGTGAGAGCCAATAAGGAAAGACTTTCTGACACAAGCCctgtagaggaagaggaggattctTCTTCACAAGCTGATGATACATGAATTCTACTCCTGTATCTCCCTCCTCACTTGCACATATGACCTTGTtcatctttcaacagccaaacCAAGAACAAATAAGACTGCAGAGACAACACAGACctttaaatctatttttcaaAAAGGGAATAAATACAAATTGCATCAAGAGACGGTCATAACACAGCAACTGTAGATTTGGAGCAATGACGAGTCATTGGAAGGATTTCACAGTGAACTTTAGAGCAAATGGAATCATGGGTACACGGCGACAGCGTAGCATTCTAGGACAGgaatgcacacacataaacacacataaagtGAGACGTGCACAAGCAGTAGTGgagcaggtcacacacacacacacacacacacacacacacacacacacacacacacacacactgattgtCTGTTTCTATGTGTGCATTGAAATGAGGGACGCTGGTCAGAAACTGATTTCTTTGGAAAAAGCCATCTCTTAATGGAATATTAAATCTAGTATTCAGTCAGTATTAGTAATTCATGTTTGTTAGAACCTCAACAGAAACTGATCTCCTCAGAAAAGCTACACATCcaagtgtcttttttttccatttttgtcgGAAAGAAAAATAAGGAAGAAttaaacgaaaaaaaaaaaagtccacagagtttggaagaggagagaggaggctgtCGGCGGAAAAGACGATGCTGCGATGAAGGGGCCCTCGGGTCCCAGTGCCCTTTTCCCTTTACGAGGAGCGCGCTACTGGTGCAAGATGGCTCTGTGCCTTTCTGAAACACCAGCTTCCTGAACGGAGCTGCCGTGaagcaatgcattgtgggacagGAGCGTGTGGTTTTTGTCAACATTTTTCCCATCGTCTCCTGTTAAAGATCTGTCGTCGCTGTTCATGGTATtgtggtgtgtgtctcacaGGTACAGTTTCTGTGGTGTTACGTTTTAAGCTGTAAGTCTTCCTTTGTTGCTCTTTAATAATACGAGAACTCAGAACTTTAGATGCAGAGCAATCACTACCATGCACCGACACAAACCAACAGCGGGCTCCGACTTATGGTCTTTTCTTAttagaatgatttttttaaagggaaaaaactTTCTGAGAATAAGCCATGCGATGCTTTCAAGCATTAGTTTTgcctattttatattttatcaATTCTTACATGTGCTGATAAGTATTCGCGTCAGCATCATCGGATCGTTCCCACCCCCGCTCATCTCAAACCCATTTGCACTGTTAAAGTCTCCTCACACAGAACAATTCTCACCAAAGTAAAGGATAAGAAATTATAGGGATTATAGGGATTTGAATTATAAAAAATatctgatgaagatgaaaatcAGGGAAGCAGATTGTCAGGAGAGAATCATGACTCGGCCAAAGGTGGTCTGGCAGTCCCCGAATCATCCTTGTTATTTGATACTTTTTGCCTTAATGTCAGATGCAGGATGTATACCTGCCAGTATGTAGATTTAAATGATTATATAATCGATATCCTGGTATTTATAT from Takifugu flavidus isolate HTHZ2018 chromosome 18, ASM371156v2, whole genome shotgun sequence encodes:
- the pde4a gene encoding cAMP-specific 3',5'-cyclic phosphodiesterase 4C isoform X1; translation: MMEPPPCSKKSLSLSLPVPREGQATLKPPQHLWRQPRTPIKIKHRGYSDTDRHHHRHMERSDAVDTSDRPGLKKSRMSWPSSFHGTTNTSIGNCVGNKRFDAENGPSPGRSPMDSQASPGLVLHPSFPQSQRRESFLYRSDSDYDTSPKTMSRNSSVNSEGHAEDMIVTPFAQVLASLRTVRSNFTILANVTTPTNKRSPVTSQPTVPQATLSEETYQQMARETLEELDWCLDQLETIQTHRSVSEMASKKFKRMLNRELSHLSEMSRSGNQVSEYISTTFLDKQNEVEIPSPTLREREKPMCQISGVKKLTHSSSLSNSALPRFGVKTEHEDALARELNDLNKWGLNIFHVAELSNNRPLSCIMFAIFQERDLLKTFRIPVDTFVTYVMTLEDHYHANVAYHNSLHAADVTQSTHVLLSTPALDAVFTDLEILAALFAAAIHDVDHPGVSNQFLINTNSELALMYNDESVLENHHLAVGFKLLHEDNCDIFQNLSKRQRQSLRKLVIDMVLATDMSKHMSLLADLKTMVETKKVTSSGVLLLDHYTDRIQVLRNLVHCADLSNPTKPLAVYRQWTERIMEEFFRQGDKERERGMEISPMCDKHTASVEKSQVGFIDYIVHPLWETWGDLVHPDAQEILDTLEDNRDWYQSTIPQSPSPPPLGQEKELNACMDKFQFELTLDGGSQRDQGGVGDEPTLNHVARDRNRGEDDDEKSTKEEDALAEEENEDIIEEEDEVAMEEEVEEETEEELKTHLEVRANKERLSDTSPVEEEEDSSSQADDT
- the pde4a gene encoding cAMP-specific 3',5'-cyclic phosphodiesterase 4C isoform X2 yields the protein MKRSGTRASAARSHFETTAGGTFNRSAMSQRKLTRQLGLSEGPEGPPQAPSLASPVSPVELPRGPPGGCSLFRRMRMNRSIQERQRSCHRVSSFDAENGPSPGRSPMDSQASPGLVLHPSFPQSQRRESFLYRSDSDYDTSPKTMSRNSSVNSEGHAEDMIVTPFAQVLASLRTVRSNFTILANVTTPTNKRSPVTSQPTVPQATLSEETYQQMARETLEELDWCLDQLETIQTHRSVSEMASKKFKRMLNRELSHLSEMSRSGNQVSEYISTTFLDKQNEVEIPSPTLREREKPMCQISGVKKLTHSSSLSNSALPRFGVKTEHEDALARELNDLNKWGLNIFHVAELSNNRPLSCIMFAIFQERDLLKTFRIPVDTFVTYVMTLEDHYHANVAYHNSLHAADVTQSTHVLLSTPALDAVFTDLEILAALFAAAIHDVDHPGVSNQFLINTNSELALMYNDESVLENHHLAVGFKLLHEDNCDIFQNLSKRQRQSLRKLVIDMVLATDMSKHMSLLADLKTMVETKKVTSSGVLLLDHYTDRIQVLRNLVHCADLSNPTKPLAVYRQWTERIMEEFFRQGDKERERGMEISPMCDKHTASVEKSQVGFIDYIVHPLWETWGDLVHPDAQEILDTLEDNRDWYQSTIPQSPSPPPLGQEKELNACMDKFQFELTLDGGSQRDQGGVGDEPTLNHVARDRNRGEDDDEKSTKEEDALAEEENEDIIEEEDEVAMEEEVEEETEEELKTHLEVRANKERLSDTSPVEEEEDSSSQADDT
- the pde4a gene encoding cAMP-specific 3',5'-cyclic phosphodiesterase 4C isoform X3, encoding MDSQASPGLVLHPSFPQSQRRESFLYRSDSDYDTSPKTMSRNSSVNSEGHAEDMIVTPFAQVLASLRTVRSNFTILANVTTPTNKRSPVTSQPTVPQATLSEETYQQMARETLEELDWCLDQLETIQTHRSVSEMASKKFKRMLNRELSHLSEMSRSGNQVSEYISTTFLDKQNEVEIPSPTLREREKPMCQISGVKKLTHSSSLSNSALPRFGVKTEHEDALARELNDLNKWGLNIFHVAELSNNRPLSCIMFAIFQERDLLKTFRIPVDTFVTYVMTLEDHYHANVAYHNSLHAADVTQSTHVLLSTPALDAVFTDLEILAALFAAAIHDVDHPGVSNQFLINTNSELALMYNDESVLENHHLAVGFKLLHEDNCDIFQNLSKRQRQSLRKLVIDMVLATDMSKHMSLLADLKTMVETKKVTSSGVLLLDHYTDRIQVLRNLVHCADLSNPTKPLAVYRQWTERIMEEFFRQGDKERERGMEISPMCDKHTASVEKSQVGFIDYIVHPLWETWGDLVHPDAQEILDTLEDNRDWYQSTIPQSPSPPPLGQEKELNACMDKFQFELTLDGGSQRDQGGVGDEPTLNHVARDRNRGEDDDEKSTKEEDALAEEENEDIIEEEDEVAMEEEVEEETEEELKTHLEVRANKERLSDTSPVEEEEDSSSQADDT